The following are from one region of the Salvia splendens isolate huo1 chromosome 2, SspV2, whole genome shotgun sequence genome:
- the LOC121792842 gene encoding pectin acetylesterase 7-like isoform X2 has protein sequence MSPVLALIKHNLTYRGARIYDAMMDELLRIGMGNAKNALLSGTSAGGLATILHCDKFQALFHNATRVKCISDSGFFIHGEHFMGADWREAFFFGVVSTHGLMNTLPTSCLSKFSPTLCLFPENVVPDIQTPLFLIESAFDLYQIQTNLFSPSDTSPRWYNCTRNLMFCNWTEIKIMKDFRYTFINTLKSTIADSSSRRGYFVHSCYLHGHMNYKRSSTCSSFVGNGLANKTIAQAVGDWYFDRSEFQEMDMLNDLPRYCTSTDDQPTLEKKCRDYIHR, from the exons ATGAGTCCGGTTTTAGCCCTAATT AAGCACAACCTGACATATAGAGGTGCAAGAATATATGATGCAATGATGGACGAGCTGCTACGAATCGGCATGGGAAACGCTAAAAAT GCTCTATTGTCGGGCACTTCGGCAGGTGGATTAGCCACAATTTTACATTGTGACAAGTTTCAAGCACTTTTTCACAATGCTACTAGGGTGAAGTGCATATCTGATTCGGGCTTCTTTATTCATGG AGAGCATTTTATGGGAGCTGATTGGAGAGaagctttcttctttggtgtGGTATCAACACAT GGTTTGATGAATACGTTACCCACATCATGCCTATCCAAATTTAGTCCAACTTTG TGTTTATTTCCTGAAAATGTGGTCCCAGATATCCAAACCCCACTATTTTTAATCGAATCAGCATTTGACTTATATCAG ATACAAACAAATTTGTTCTCTCCGAGTGATACTAGCCCGAGATGGTACAATTGCACCCGTAACTTGATGTTTTGCAATTGGACTGAGATAAAAATCATGAAAG ATTTTAGGTACACATTTATAAACACGCTAAAAAGTACAATTGCGGATAGCTCCTCAAGGAGAGGCTATTTTGTACATAGTTGCTACCTACATGGCCATATGAATTACAAACGGTCCTCGACATGCTCATCGTTTGTTGGAAACGGACTTGCAAACAAA ACAATAGCACAAGCCGTGGGAGATTGGTATTTCGACCGGAGCGAGTTCCAGGAGATGGACATGCTCAATGACTTGCCACGGTACTGCACTAGCACCGACGACCAACCTACTTTGGAGAAAAAGTGTAGGGATTATATTCATCGTTAG
- the LOC121792842 gene encoding pectin acetylesterase 11-like isoform X1, producing MSLKNGSVPFGGMLDHNSTFNPDFYNWHVFKIFYCDGSSFMSDVENVDPKHNLTYRGARIYDAMMDELLRIGMGNAKNALLSGTSAGGLATILHCDKFQALFHNATRVKCISDSGFFIHGEHFMGADWREAFFFGVVSTHGLMNTLPTSCLSKFSPTLCLFPENVVPDIQTPLFLIESAFDLYQIQTNLFSPSDTSPRWYNCTRNLMFCNWTEIKIMKDFRYTFINTLKSTIADSSSRRGYFVHSCYLHGHMNYKRSSTCSSFVGNGLANKTIAQAVGDWYFDRSEFQEMDMLNDLPRYCTSTDDQPTLEKKCRDYIHR from the exons ATGTCGTTGAAGAATGGTAGTGTACCCTTCGGAGGGATGCTCGACCACAATTCTACCTTTAATCCCG ATTTCTACAATTGGCACGTGTTCAAAATCTTCTACTGTGACGGCTCGTCTTTCATGTCCGATGTTGAGAACGTAGACCCG AAGCACAACCTGACATATAGAGGTGCAAGAATATATGATGCAATGATGGACGAGCTGCTACGAATCGGCATGGGAAACGCTAAAAAT GCTCTATTGTCGGGCACTTCGGCAGGTGGATTAGCCACAATTTTACATTGTGACAAGTTTCAAGCACTTTTTCACAATGCTACTAGGGTGAAGTGCATATCTGATTCGGGCTTCTTTATTCATGG AGAGCATTTTATGGGAGCTGATTGGAGAGaagctttcttctttggtgtGGTATCAACACAT GGTTTGATGAATACGTTACCCACATCATGCCTATCCAAATTTAGTCCAACTTTG TGTTTATTTCCTGAAAATGTGGTCCCAGATATCCAAACCCCACTATTTTTAATCGAATCAGCATTTGACTTATATCAG ATACAAACAAATTTGTTCTCTCCGAGTGATACTAGCCCGAGATGGTACAATTGCACCCGTAACTTGATGTTTTGCAATTGGACTGAGATAAAAATCATGAAAG ATTTTAGGTACACATTTATAAACACGCTAAAAAGTACAATTGCGGATAGCTCCTCAAGGAGAGGCTATTTTGTACATAGTTGCTACCTACATGGCCATATGAATTACAAACGGTCCTCGACATGCTCATCGTTTGTTGGAAACGGACTTGCAAACAAA ACAATAGCACAAGCCGTGGGAGATTGGTATTTCGACCGGAGCGAGTTCCAGGAGATGGACATGCTCAATGACTTGCCACGGTACTGCACTAGCACCGACGACCAACCTACTTTGGAGAAAAAGTGTAGGGATTATATTCATCGTTAG